The Tropicibacter oceani DNA segment CCGCGCCCGCCCGCAGCGCCGCAATCAGGCCCAGCCCCCCCAGCCCAAGCATCAGCCACAACAGCGCCACCGGCGGTTCGACCCGCAGGGCGAAATAGCCGCCGATGCCGATGGCCAGAAAGACCGCCGTCCAGGGAAACAGAAAGCCGCGCTGCGCAAGGATCACGCTTTGCGGCCACAGAAAGAACCGAGCCATAGCTTGCCCCGCGCACAGGGGGTGGGTAAGGAACGAGCCAACCTATCCTTGCCACCGTTATCAAAAGGTTAACCAAGATGACCGACGTCGTAACCCGCTTTGCCCCTTCGCCCACCGGGTATCTGCACATCGGTGGCGCCCGCACCGCGCTGTTCAACTATCTTTTTGCCCGTGGCCGGGGCGGCAAGTTCCTGCTGCGGATCGAAGACACCGACAAGGAACGCTCGACCGCCGCCGCGACCGCCGCGATCCTCAAGGGGCTCGACTGGCTGGGGCTGGAACACGACGGCGACGTGGTCAGCCAGGCGGCAGGCGCCGCGCGCCACCACGAGGTCGCGCTGGAGCTGCTGGCCAAGGGTAAGGCATACAAGTGCTTTTCCACGCAAGAGGAAATCGAGGCCTTCCGCGAGGCCGCCCGCGAAGAAAAACGCTCGACCCTGTTTCAAAGCCCCTGGCGCGATGCCGATCCGGCCACGCACCCCGACGCGCCCTATGCGATCCGCCTCAAGACGCCGCAGGACGGCGAGACGGTGATCGACGACGTGGTGCAGGGCAAGGTGACGATCCGCAACGACCAGCTGGACGACATGATCCTGCTGCGCAGCGACGGCAGCCCGGTCTACATGCTGGCGGTGGTGGTCGATGACCACGACATGGGTGTGACCCATGTGATCCGCGGCGATGACCACCTGAACAACGCCGCCCGCCAGATGGGCATCTATACGGCCATGGGCTGGGACGTGCCGATCTGGGCGCATATCCCGCTGATCCACGGCCCCGACGGCAAAAAGCTGTCCAAGCGCCATGGCGCGCTGGGGGTCGAGGAATACCAGGCCATGGGCTATCCCGCCGCCGGCATGCGCAACTATCTTGCCCGCCTCGGCTGGAGCCACGGCGATGACGAATTCTTTACCGATGATCAGGCAAAGGAGTGGTTCAATCTTGAGGGAATCGGCAAGTCCCCCGCCCGGCTCGACTTCAAGAAACTGGAAAACCTGTGCGGTCAGCACATCGCCCAGGCTGAGGATGCTGCACTGCTGCAAGAACTTGAGGCATTTCTGGGTGCAACCGGCGCCGCCCCCCTGACAGACGCCCAGCGCGACGGCCTGTCGCGGGGCATGTTCTGCCTGAAGGAGCGCGCCAAGACCTTTCCGGAACTTCTTGAAAAGGCTCAGTTTATCCTGGCATCCCGGCCCATCGACATGGACGAGAAGGCCGCCAAGGCCCTTGACCCGGTATCCCGTGGTATACTGAGTGCGTTGACGCCGCAGTTGCAAAATGCTAGCTGGACCCGAGATGATCTGGAGGAGGTTCTGAACCGTTTTGCCACAGATCAGGGGACCAAGTTCGGAAAACTGGCCGGGCCGCTTCGCGCCGCCCTCGCAGGACGAGCGGTCACCCCGAGCGTCTTTGACATGATGCTCGTACTGGGGCGGGAGGAAAGCCTCGCCCGTCTGGAAGCGGCCGGAAACGGGGCCTAGCGCGGCGCGCGCCCCGGCGGCCATGTGAAATTGACAGGCACGGGCCAAAGGGGCCCCTGCCCCACCGTATATGAAGGGATGATATGCATGGCCGATAACTCCAAAACCGCAACGCTGACCATTGACGGCAACAGCTATGAGCTGCCGGTTCACTCGCCCACCGCCGGGCCCGACGTGATCGACATCCGCAAGCTGTACGGCCAGGCCGGCGTGTTCACCTACGACCCCGGCTTTACCTCGACCGCCAGCTGCGACAGCACCATCACCTTCATCGACGGTGACAAGGGCGAATTGCTGCACCGCGGCTATCCGATCGACCAGCTGGCCGAGAAATCGCATTACCTCGAAGTCTGCTTCCTGCTGCTTTACGGTTATCTGCCCAAGGCAGAAGAGCTGGAAGAGTTCGAGAACACGATCACCCGCCACACCATGATCCACGAGCAGATGCACAACTTCTTCCGCGGGTTCCGCCGCGATGCGCATCCGATGGCGACCATGGTGGGTGTGGTCGGCGCGATGTCGGCCTTTTACCACGACAGCACCGACATCAGCGACGAACAGCAGCGCGAAATCGCATCGCACCGCCTGATCGCCAAGATGCCGACGATCGCCGCGATGGCCTACAAGTATTCGATCGGTCAGCCCTTCGTGTACCCGCGCAACGATCTCGATTACGCCGCGAACTTCCTGCACATGTGCTTTGCCGTCCCGGCCGAGGAATATCACGTCGATCCGATCCTGGCCCGCGCCATGGACCGCATCTTTACCCTGCATGCGGACCACGAACAGAACGCCTCGACCTCGACGGTACGTCTGGCCTCGTCCTCGGGTGCGAACCCGTTTGCCTGCATCGCGGCCGGCATCGCCTGCCTTTGGGGCCCGGCGCACGGCGGCGCAAACCAGGCCTGCCTGGAAATGCTCAAGGAAATCGGCTCGCCCGAGAATATCCCCGAGTTTATCGCCCGCGCCAAGGACAAGGACGATCCCTTCCGCCTGATGGGCTTTGGCCACCGCGTCTATAAAAACTTCGACCCGCGCGCGACCGTGATGAAACAGTCCGCCGACGAAGTGCTGGACCTGCTGGGCGTGCACAACAACCCGATCCTGGCCACCGCCAAGGAACTGGAAAAGCAGGCCCTTGCCGATCCCTACTTCGCCGAGAAAAAGCTGTTCCCGAACGTCGATTTCTATTCCGGTGTCATCCTCGAAGCGATGGGCTTTCCGACCTCGATGTTCACCCCGATCTTTGCGCTGTCGCGCACCGTCGGCTGGGTGTCGCAGTGGAAAGAACAGCTGGCCGATCCGGCGCACAAGATCGGCCGCCCGCGTCAGCTCTACAAGGGCGAGACCGAGCGCAACTACGTCGATATCGAAAGCCGCTGAACCGGCCCCATCCAAAACGAAAAAGGCCCGGTCGATTGACCGGGCCTTTTGCATTGGACATCAACAACGGGGCTCAGCGCCCCTCGTAACTGGCCGGGCGCTTGTCCAGAAAGGCCAGGACGCCTTCCTTGAAATCGCGGGTCTTGCCGCATTCGCCCTGCAGCCGCGCCTCGATGGCCAGCTGCGCCTCCAGGTCGTTCTCAAAGGCGCCGCGCAGCGCGGTCTTGAGATGGCCATAGGCCACCGTCGGCCCCTTGGCCAGATGCGCCGCACGGGCGCGCCAATGGGCGTCAAAAGCCTCGTCCGGCACCGCCTCCCAGATCATACCCCAGTCGTCGGCCTGCTGGGCGGTGATCTTGTCGGCAAACAGCGCCGCCCCCATGGCCTTGGCCAGCCCCATCTGCCGCGGCAAGGCCCAGGTGCCGCCCGCATCCGGGATCAATCCGATCCGGGTAAAGGCCTGCATGAAAAACGCGCTTTGCGTGGCAATCACCACATCGGCCACCAGCGCCAGGTTGGCCCCCGCCCCCGCCGCGGCGCCGTTCACCGCCGAAATCACCGGCACCGGGCAATCCACGATGGCGCGCAGCATCGGCACGTATTCCTCGCGCAGCACCCGCTCCAGATCCAGGTTGACCGCATTGCCGCCATCCCCCAGATCCTGCCCCGAACAAAAGGCGCTGCCATTGCCGGTCAAAACCACGACCCGCGCCGCCTTGCCGGCCTGCACCACCGCGTCGGTCAACTCGGCCCGCATCTGGGTGTTCAGCGCATTCATCACCTCCGGACGGTTCAGGGTGATGATGGCGACATCATCGTTCAGCGCGCTGGTGATCGTCTGGTATTGCATGGCAGGGCCTCGTTCTATGTTCCGCGCCATGAAATACCGCAAGCCCCCGAAAGGCAAAGCGAAACGCCGCGTCAAAGCTCGTGGCGCGTGAAAACCCGCGCCGCCCGCCTGCTTCTTTGTGCTGAAAATATCCCCGCCGGAGGCATCCGCCTTCGGCCCCGGGCGCGATCCTCAGTTCCTGAGGATCTCCTCCAGCCGCTTGCGCTCTTCCTCACTCAGCCCCGCCTCGCTGGCCGCCGGGGCCTGGGCGCGGCCACGGATATACAGCGCCGCCGTCAGCAGGGCAAAGATAAACAACAACGGCCCCGAGGCCCAAAGCAGCCAGTTCCAGCCACCGGTCGTCGGCTTGAGCAGCACGAACTCGCCGTAGCGGTCGACGATATACTCCACCGCCTCGTCGTTGCTGTCCCCGGCCAGGATGCGTTCGCGCACCAGGATGCGCAGATCGCGCGCCAGCGTCGCGTTGCTTTCGTCGATGCTTTCGTTCAGGCACACCAGGCAGCGCAGCCCGGCCGAGATTTCGCGCGCCCGGGCCTCTTGCGCCGGATCTTCCAGCATCTCGTCCGGTTGCACGGCCTGCGCCAATCCGCCAAGGCAGATCAGCACAAGCGCCAGGATGTAGGGCGGGGTTCCGCCCCGCCAGGCTTTCAGCAGTCTCATTCCGCCGGTACTCCCTGTGCGGGAACGCTCTTGCGCGCCCCGGCCGCGACGCGATAGCGCCGGTCCGACAGGCTGAGAAGCCCGCCAAAGGCCATCAGCAGACAGCCCGCCCAGATCCAGTTGGCCAGCGGCTTGATATAGGTCCGCACGACCCAGCCTCCGCCGTCCTGGCTGTCACCGATCACCACATAGACGTCCCGCATGAAACGGTAGTCGATGGCCGCCTCGGTCGTGGGCATGCGCGACACCGGATAGTTGCGCTTTTCGGGGTAAAGCCGCGCAACCTCGGCACCGTCCTGGCGCACGATCACTTCGCCTTGCGTGGCGAACCAGTTCGGCCCCGGCACGTTCTGCACATCGGCCAGTTCGATCTCGAAGGCGCCGACAGCGTAGGGCTGGCCGATCTGTGCGACGCGGATGTCCTCCTGGTCCCAGGCGGTCAGCCCGGCGATCCCCAGCATGGTGATCCCCAGCCCGGCATGGGCCACCGACTTGCCCCATTCCGAGCGCGGCAGCCGCAGCAGGCGTCCGAAATCCCGGGTCTGCCCGGTGCGCGACAAAAGGTCAGTCGCCGCCCCGGCCACCAGCCAGGTGCCCAGGAACACGCCCACCGGCCCCAGCAGCGTCTTTTCCGTCTGCATCGCCCAGACCAACCCCATCAGCGCCACCGCCAGGACGAAGGCCGGGATCAGCGCCTTGAGCACGCGGCCCAGCTTGCCGCGTTTCCAGCCGATCATCGCCCCCACGGGCATCAACAGCCCCAGCAGCACCATGAAGGGCGGAAAGGCCATGTCGAAGAACGGCGCGCCGACCGACAGCTTGCGGTCAAAGGCCATTTCCGCGACCAGCGGCCACAGCGTTCCGACAAAGACCACAAAGGACGACACCGCCAAAAGGATGTTGTTGGCCACAAGCGCCGATTCCCGGCTGACCAGACCAAAGACGCCCTTGGCCTCCATCACGTTGGCGCGGGCGGCAAACAGCGTCAGCGCGCCGCCGGTGAAGAACACCAGGATGCCCAGGATGAACACCCCGCGTTCGGGATCATTGGCAAAGGCATGCACCGAGGTCAGCACGCCGGAGCGCACGATAAAGGTGCCGATCAGCGAAAATCCAAAGGCCAGGATCGCCAGAAGCACGGTCCAGCTTTTCAGCGCCTCGCGCTTTTCCACCACGATGGCGGAATGCAGCAGCGCGGCGGCAAAAAGCCAGGGCATGAAGGATGCGTTTTCCACCGGGTCCCAGAACCAGAAACCGCCCCAGCCCAGTTCGTAATAGGCCCACCAGGACCCCAGCGCGATGCCGATGGTCAAGAACACCCAGGCCGCCAGCGTCCAGGGCCGCACCCAGCGCGCCCAGGCCGCATCGACGCGCCCTTCGATCAGCGCTGCGACCGCAAAGCTGAAACAGATGCTCAGCCCGACATAGCCAAGGTACAGGAACGGCGGATGAAAGGCCAAACCGGGGTCCTGCAACAGCGGGTTCAGGTCGGTGCCGTCCATCGGCGCCACGCCCATCCGCGTGAAGGGATTCGAGGTGAACAGCGTAAAGGCCAGGAACGCCACCCCGATCGAGGCCTGCACCCCGATCACCCGCGCCCGCAGGCTGGGGGGAAGGTTGCCGCCGAACCAGGCCGCCATGGCGCCAAACAGGCTCAGAATCAGGACCCAGAGCAGCATCGAGCCTTCGTGGTTGCCCCAGACGCCGCTGATCTTGTACAGCATCGGCTTGGCCGAATGGCTGTTGGAATAGACCAGCACCAGCGAAAAGTCCGAGGTGACAAAGGCATAGGTCAGGGCGGCAAAGGATGCCGCCACCAACAGGAACTGCGCCGTCGCGGCCGGTTCCGCCACGGCCATCCAGCCTGCCCAGCGTTGCTGCGCCCCCACCAGGGGCACGATCATCTGAACGATCGCCACAAAGAAGGCGAGGATCAGGGCGAAATGTCCGAGTTCTGTAATCATGCCTTCCGTTATAGGGCCACAACGAAGCCGGGCCAATCGGAATTGGCCCGGCTTGCTGTTCACATTGTCGCAACTGAATGCCTTGGCTCAGCGCCCTGCGCGCCAGTCCGCCAGCGCGGGGTTGTCGGCGATGTCCTCGCCCGGCGCGCCCGGGGATGCGGCGCCCCGGGGGCTGATGTCGCGCATGGCTTCGACCTCGCGCACGGCGCGCACCACCTGCGGCACGGCGGCGATGGTCGCGGCCACCTCGCGCTGGAATTCCTGGCCCTTGGCCTGGTGGCGCGCGCCGAAATAAAAGCTGACGATCGCGCCCAGAAGCCACCACAGCGGTTCCGGCACCAGCGCAATGCCCGCCATGCGCGCCGCGAACCAGACCGGATCGACCATGGCGGCGACGAACATCCCCATGGTTCCCAGCGCCATCGCCGGGCGGGGAATGCGGTTCAGCGCATCCATCAGCCGGTCGAACCAGCCGCGCTGGACGATGCGGAATTCCTGCCCGAACTGGTCCAGCGCCGCCGAGCGCAGATTCAGCCCGCGCTCGGCCTCGTTTTCGGCGTTCACCCGGAACACCTCGGCGGTTTCGGCGACCACGTTGCGGCCCGATCCGAACAGCAGTCCGAACAGCTTGTCGATCATCCCCATGCCGCCACCCGCGCATTGAACTCGGCCTCGGTCAGGTGATAACGGCCGGAAATGAACTCTTCGGCGCGCTTGATCCAGCCGCCCTTGCCGCCTGCCCGCGTGCGCGCATACTTGCGCGAGGCCGGGCGCCGGTCGGCGATGCCGAAGTAATAGTTGCGCCGCGCGATCCCGTAGGCATCGACCATGTGCCCCGGCGCCTTGGACAGGGCGCGGGCGCAGGCGGCGATGGTCTGCGGGCCGATGGCCCCGTCCACGTCAACGGTTTCGCCCATCTGCACCAGCAGGCGTTGCAGGATCTTCACCGCATTGGCCCCGGCGTTGACATACATGTCAAAGACCGTGGCGTGCAGCGGTTCGGGCAGCTCGGCGATGCGCGGCCGCAAAAAGTAGTGCT contains these protein-coding regions:
- the gltX gene encoding glutamate--tRNA ligase — protein: MTDVVTRFAPSPTGYLHIGGARTALFNYLFARGRGGKFLLRIEDTDKERSTAAATAAILKGLDWLGLEHDGDVVSQAAGAARHHEVALELLAKGKAYKCFSTQEEIEAFREAAREEKRSTLFQSPWRDADPATHPDAPYAIRLKTPQDGETVIDDVVQGKVTIRNDQLDDMILLRSDGSPVYMLAVVVDDHDMGVTHVIRGDDHLNNAARQMGIYTAMGWDVPIWAHIPLIHGPDGKKLSKRHGALGVEEYQAMGYPAAGMRNYLARLGWSHGDDEFFTDDQAKEWFNLEGIGKSPARLDFKKLENLCGQHIAQAEDAALLQELEAFLGATGAAPLTDAQRDGLSRGMFCLKERAKTFPELLEKAQFILASRPIDMDEKAAKALDPVSRGILSALTPQLQNASWTRDDLEEVLNRFATDQGTKFGKLAGPLRAALAGRAVTPSVFDMMLVLGREESLARLEAAGNGA
- a CDS encoding heme lyase CcmF/NrfE family subunit, producing the protein MITELGHFALILAFFVAIVQMIVPLVGAQQRWAGWMAVAEPAATAQFLLVAASFAALTYAFVTSDFSLVLVYSNSHSAKPMLYKISGVWGNHEGSMLLWVLILSLFGAMAAWFGGNLPPSLRARVIGVQASIGVAFLAFTLFTSNPFTRMGVAPMDGTDLNPLLQDPGLAFHPPFLYLGYVGLSICFSFAVAALIEGRVDAAWARWVRPWTLAAWVFLTIGIALGSWWAYYELGWGGFWFWDPVENASFMPWLFAAALLHSAIVVEKREALKSWTVLLAILAFGFSLIGTFIVRSGVLTSVHAFANDPERGVFILGILVFFTGGALTLFAARANVMEAKGVFGLVSRESALVANNILLAVSSFVVFVGTLWPLVAEMAFDRKLSVGAPFFDMAFPPFMVLLGLLMPVGAMIGWKRGKLGRVLKALIPAFVLAVALMGLVWAMQTEKTLLGPVGVFLGTWLVAGAATDLLSRTGQTRDFGRLLRLPRSEWGKSVAHAGLGITMLGIAGLTAWDQEDIRVAQIGQPYAVGAFEIELADVQNVPGPNWFATQGEVIVRQDGAEVARLYPEKRNYPVSRMPTTEAAIDYRFMRDVYVVIGDSQDGGGWVVRTYIKPLANWIWAGCLLMAFGGLLSLSDRRYRVAAGARKSVPAQGVPAE
- a CDS encoding holin family protein, which produces MGMIDKLFGLLFGSGRNVVAETAEVFRVNAENEAERGLNLRSAALDQFGQEFRIVQRGWFDRLMDALNRIPRPAMALGTMGMFVAAMVDPVWFAARMAGIALVPEPLWWLLGAIVSFYFGARHQAKGQEFQREVAATIAAVPQVVRAVREVEAMRDISPRGAASPGAPGEDIADNPALADWRAGR
- the gltA gene encoding citrate synthase, which translates into the protein MADNSKTATLTIDGNSYELPVHSPTAGPDVIDIRKLYGQAGVFTYDPGFTSTASCDSTITFIDGDKGELLHRGYPIDQLAEKSHYLEVCFLLLYGYLPKAEELEEFENTITRHTMIHEQMHNFFRGFRRDAHPMATMVGVVGAMSAFYHDSTDISDEQQREIASHRLIAKMPTIAAMAYKYSIGQPFVYPRNDLDYAANFLHMCFAVPAEEYHVDPILARAMDRIFTLHADHEQNASTSTVRLASSSGANPFACIAAGIACLWGPAHGGANQACLEMLKEIGSPENIPEFIARAKDKDDPFRLMGFGHRVYKNFDPRATVMKQSADEVLDLLGVHNNPILATAKELEKQALADPYFAEKKLFPNVDFYSGVILEAMGFPTSMFTPIFALSRTVGWVSQWKEQLADPAHKIGRPRQLYKGETERNYVDIESR
- a CDS encoding cytochrome c-type biogenesis protein encodes the protein MRLLKAWRGGTPPYILALVLICLGGLAQAVQPDEMLEDPAQEARAREISAGLRCLVCLNESIDESNATLARDLRILVRERILAGDSNDEAVEYIVDRYGEFVLLKPTTGGWNWLLWASGPLLFIFALLTAALYIRGRAQAPAASEAGLSEEERKRLEEILRN
- a CDS encoding holin-associated N-acetylmuramidase, with amino-acid sequence MAQSVRHMAEEIVAREGGYVNDPDDPGGATKYGVTIHTMRRLGLDLDGDGAVDAEDVKRLTRAQAVEIFLQHYFLRPRIAELPEPLHATVFDMYVNAGANAVKILQRLLVQMGETVDVDGAIGPQTIAACARALSKAPGHMVDAYGIARRNYYFGIADRRPASRKYARTRAGGKGGWIKRAEEFISGRYHLTEAEFNARVAAWG
- a CDS encoding enoyl-CoA hydratase-related protein, which gives rise to MQYQTITSALNDDVAIITLNRPEVMNALNTQMRAELTDAVVQAGKAARVVVLTGNGSAFCSGQDLGDGGNAVNLDLERVLREEYVPMLRAIVDCPVPVISAVNGAAAGAGANLALVADVVIATQSAFFMQAFTRIGLIPDAGGTWALPRQMGLAKAMGAALFADKITAQQADDWGMIWEAVPDEAFDAHWRARAAHLAKGPTVAYGHLKTALRGAFENDLEAQLAIEARLQGECGKTRDFKEGVLAFLDKRPASYEGR